Proteins from a genomic interval of Quercus lobata isolate SW786 chromosome 11, ValleyOak3.0 Primary Assembly, whole genome shotgun sequence:
- the LOC115966536 gene encoding inner centromere protein-like, whose product MEGQPGKSAPAKTIPSQSSSLPSRSPPPAPRHPPRSSPQPALPSAAEQKKRREQKGKEVADTSKSRPTREEDDQQVAKQQKTKHPVTRGQEKSDSPHPEPQAWLPVPMHGGEPLRDDASIRDFNGGIRCHVASAIEETLLLPKDMAEIKNMRKNELILDNKRYLGMLDGKRKRRIMAVQTLSKSEQDLADARKKLQVEEEARKSAESASEGYQKQAEEQARLLRETNVELKKTQEQAFVLKKHLEETQKLREQAEKLKEQAEKAKINAEQAMNEAEQRGYEVGIAEIEKALRAEVPKVCRIYYARTWSEALNRAGVESSSELRRPDNVYYPEAICPSAPQPYQADAPSPVINFNEEVLPLLLAANQDRLKRD is encoded by the exons atggaaggtcagCCGGGAAAGTCTGCACCTGCCAAAACAATACCATCCCAGTCTTCATCTCTTCCAtccaggtctcctcctccagcTCCTCGCCACCCTCCTCGTTCATCTCCTCAACCAGCGCTTCCCAGTGCCGCTGAGCAGAAAAAGCGCAGGGAACAGAAGGGCAAGGAGGTGGCGGATACGAGCAAGTCTCgtcccactcgagaggaggatgaCCAACAAGTtgcaaagcagcaaaaaacTAAGCACCCAGTCACGCGGGGGCAAGAAAAATCTGATTCCCCACATCCTGAGCCACAAGCATGGTTGCCAGTACCTATGcacggtggggagcccctgcgagacgatgcctctataagggactttAACGGCGGCATTAGGTGTCACGTAGCCTCAGCCATAGAGGAaaccttattgctcccaaaagatATGGCCGAGATAAAGAAcatgaggaagaatgaactcatccTCGACAAcaaacgatatttgggcatg CTGGATGGCAAAAGGAAGAGAAGGATAATGGCTGTacaaaccttgtccaaatctgaacaggatttGGCCGacgcaaggaaaaaactacaggtcgaAGAGGAAGCTCGCAAGAGCGCTGAATCGGCatcagaaggctaccagaagcaggccgaggaacaagcAAGGCTTCTACGCGAGACGAATGTcgagctgaagaagactcaggagcaagcttttgttcttaagaagcaccTAGAGGAAACTCAGAAGCTAAGGGAGCaagctgaaaagctcaaagagcaagccgagaaagcgaaaatcaACGCCGAACAGGCAATGAACGAAGCCGAGCAGAGAGGCTACGAAGTTGGTATAGCTGAAATTGAGAAGGCTTTAAGAGCCGAGGTTCCGAAGGTATGCCGCATCTACTACGCGAGAACttggagcgaggctcttaaccgtgctggggttgaaTCCTCATCTGAGTTACGTAGGCCAGATAACGTATATTACCCCGAGGCGATATGCCCCTCAGCTCCTCAACCCTATCAGGCCGATGCTCCTTCTCCAGTTATTAACTTTAACGAGGAGGTTTTGCCTCTCCTCCTCGCGGCCAACCAGGACCGACTAAAGAGGGACTAG